In Actinoplanes octamycinicus, the genomic window CAGGTCATCCGCGGCACCGACTACCTGGCGCACGACAGCACCCGCCCGCACCTGGCGATGCGGGTCGACGCGCTCGGCACCGACCTGACCGTCAAGGACGCCGGCGACCTGGAGGTGTTCAGCGGCGAGATCGAGCGCAGCTGCCGGACCATCGAGGAGGGCGTCGGCTTCCTCGCCCGCCACGGCGCGATCCCGCTGATCCTGGGCGGCGACCACACGGTGACCTGGCCGGACGTGACCGGGGTGGCCAGCGCGCACGCCCCGGGCCGGATCTCGGTGATCCACTTCGACGCGCACGCGGACACCGGCGACATCGAGTTCGGCTCGCTCTACGGCCACGGCCAGCCGATGCGCCGGCTGATCGAGTCCGGCGCGGTCCGCGGCGACCGGTTCCTGCAGCTCGGGCTGCGCGGCTACTGGCCGGGCCCGGACGTCCTGGACTGGATGGCCGATCAGCGGATGAACTCGTTCCACATGAGCGAGATCGTCGAGCGTGGGCTGGACGCGGTGCTGGACAGCGCGTTCGAGATCGCCATGGACGGCTGCGACGGGGTCTTCCTCTCGGTCGACATCGACGTCTGCGACCCCGGCCACGCGCCGGGCACCGGCACCCCGGAGCCCGGCGGCCTCACCGCCCGGCAGCTGCTCGACAGCGTCTCCCGGATCTGCCACGAGCTGCCGGTGGTCGGGATGGACATCGTCGAGGTGTCACCGCCGTTCGACCACGCGGAGATCACCGCGATGCTCGGCAACCGGGTGGTCCTGGAGGCGCTGTCCGGGATGGCCCGGCGGCGCAAGGACGGCGACGGGCCGCGGTGGAAGCGGTCCACCCCGCTGCTGGAGGGCCGGGGTACGG contains:
- the speB gene encoding agmatinase, which translates into the protein MTRYGPMFGPDYTFLGVPACDWREPESYADADVVIIGAPFDGGTSHRPGARFGPQVIRGTDYLAHDSTRPHLAMRVDALGTDLTVKDAGDLEVFSGEIERSCRTIEEGVGFLARHGAIPLILGGDHTVTWPDVTGVASAHAPGRISVIHFDAHADTGDIEFGSLYGHGQPMRRLIESGAVRGDRFLQLGLRGYWPGPDVLDWMADQRMNSFHMSEIVERGLDAVLDSAFEIAMDGCDGVFLSVDIDVCDPGHAPGTGTPEPGGLTARQLLDSVSRICHELPVVGMDIVEVSPPFDHAEITAMLGNRVVLEALSGMARRRKDGDGPRWKRSTPLLEGRGTGSAPESRGS